In the Pedobacter cryoconitis genome, TATTACTGATGAGATGCTGAATGATGCTATTGAAGCGTTAAATACCAGTGGCAAATTTGTTAAAGCTTACCCCATGGAAATTAAAAACAGCGCTGGTGAAGTTTGTGCCACAGTGATGAACGAGGTATATGTCAGAAACCTGCACAGTGGCGAAAATGGCCCGGTAGCTTATTAAATAGAAATGTCCGTTAAAACCTCTAAAAATGAATATCAGGAAACTTATTTTGCAAGGAGAAGGAACTACACTGGATTTTAAAAAGACAATTAATAACTATGAAAAGATTGCAAAAAGCCTGGTAGCCTTTGCCAATAACAAAGGAGGACAATTATTGATCGGTGTAGCCGATGACGGCACGATCAAAGGCGTTAAATCTGAAGAAGAAGAGAAATACATGATTACCAGATCTGCGCATCAATTCTGCAAGCCAGCGATTGAACCGGAATTTGAAGAAATATACATTGATAGTAAACTCGTACTGGTCGCGAAAATTCCGCAAAGTGACACCAAACCGCACTATGCACTGGACGAAAACAAAAAATGGTGGGTTTATTTCCGGGTCAATGACAAGAGTATTCTGGCCAGTAAGATCATCGTTGATGTACTGAAAAAAGAAAATACCCACAGCGGACAATTGATCACCTACACCGAACAGGAACAAAAGTTATTAAAGTATCTTGACCAGGAAGGGCGTATTACCTTAAAACAATTTAGTAAACTTACTAAAATCTCTAATCAGAAAGCGCAGAGGATATTGGTCAGCTTCATTCTTGCTGACCTGATTCAGCCCCATTCTTCCGAAAAAGAGGAATATTTTACCATGACAACGCCGAAATAGCCGTACCTTTGACGGTTCAATTCAATCGTTATGTTCAGTTCCTTTTACGCAAAATACAAGCCTTATTATTCAGATAACCTCAGACTGGCCATGCCTATTGTGGTATCCCAGCTGGGCCACACCGTTGTGCACCTTGCCGACAGTGTGATTGTAGGACATTTTGCAGGAACAATTCAATTGGCTGCGGTTTCTCTGGTGAATAGTTTATTCATGCTGATCCTGGTTTTAGGAATGGGTATCTCCTATGGACTAACTCCGCTTATTGCGCAGGAGAACGGACGTAAAAACTATAAAGAATGCGGAAGGTTATTATCAAATAGCCTGTTGATTAATATCATGATAGGGATTTTCCTGTATCTCTTGGTACACTTTGGAACCTTATTGGTTATTGATAATCTCGGACAATCTCCAGAAGTTGTTGCCTATGCAAAACCTTACCTTGGATACCTGAGTTTTTCTATCATTCCACTAATGATTTTTCAAACTTTCAAGCAATTTGCCGAAGGATTGGGTTTTACCAAACAAGCGATGTTTATTTCTATCTGGGGAAATATTATCAATGTTATCCTGGGAATAATCCTGGTTAAAGGGATGTTTGGCATCGCTCCTATGGGCGTTAAAGGTGTTGGTATCAGTACGCTGGTAGACAGGATATTAATGGCTACGGTGATGTGCATTTACGTTTTTAACTCCAAAAACTTCAAAATATATCTGCAAAACTTTAAACTCACCCTGATCGACAAAATAAGAAGTCTCAAAATCTTAAAAATAGGTGCTCCGGTTGCTTTACAATATTCTTTTGAGATCAGTGCATTCAGTGGAGCTGCAATCCTGATTGGTACCATTGGTGCTGTGGAACAAGCAGCACACCAGGTAGCTATTAACCTGGCTTCTGTAACTTATATGCTGGCAAGTGGAATTGCATCAGCAGCGACCATTAAAACTGGTAATAACCTGGGTAAAAACAACTTCCTTGATTTGAGAAGGTCGGCCATAGCAAGTTACCATACTGTGGCTGTTTTTATGAGTATTACCGCTGTTGCATTTGTTTGTGCGAATCATCTGTTACCTTATATCTATACAGAGGACACTGCAGTAATTAATATTGCAGCCCAATTGTTGATTATTGCTGGTTTCTTCCAGTTATTTGATGGTACACAAGTCGTAGGATTAGGTGTTTTAAGAGGTTTGGGTGATGTAAATATCCCTACAGTGATCACTTTTGTAGCTTACTGGGTGATTGGTATCCCACTAGGTTATCTTTTAGGTATCACATTAGAGATGGGGGTCAACGGAATCTGGTACGGTCTTACTTTTGGATTACTTACCGCCTCTGTGATGCTGTTTTTCAGATTTCAGAAAAGGACAAGAATGCTGGTTGCTGTTCCTGCATAAAAAATACAAAAGCCCGTTTTAAAACATTTTGGCCTTTACTTTTGTACAGTAAGGGAAAGTCTTTTTAAGATTCTTATTTTCTTGCGTATTTCACACTTATGGCTAATCAAAAAGCATCCATTTACAGCGCGCTGGCAGCGAACCTGCTTATTGCCATTACCAAATTTATAGCAGGTGCATTCAGCAACAGTGCTTCTATGATTTCCGAAGGGATACATTCTGTAGTCGATACTGTTAACCAGCTTTTACTGCTTTTCGGATTACAAAGAAGCAAGAAACCTGCGGATGCACTCCGTCCCTTCGGTTATGGAAAAGAGCTTTACTTCTATTCCTTTATCGTTTCCATCCTGATTTTTGGTCTGGGTGGAGGAATTTCTATTTACCAGGGGATCATTCATATCTCAAACCCAGAGCCTCTTGGAGATCCAACCTGGAATTATGTGGTACTTGCGTTATCTGTTGTCTTTGAAGGCACTTCCCTGATTATAGCTGCTAAAGCTTTCAATAAAGTCAGAGGTCATGAAACCTGGTGGAACGCGATTGTAAAAAGTAAGGATCCTTCCAGCTTCTTAGTGCTTTTTGAAGATGGTGCAGCTGTTTTAGGATTATCAATTGTAATGATCTGTATGGTCATCGGTCACCAGTTTCATATTCCACAACTGGACGGTGTAGCCTCCTTATTAGTCGGGCTGTTGTTAGTCGGGGTTTCTTTGATCCTGGCCAGAGAAAGCCGGAGCTTATTGATGGGCGAAGGAATCTCTGCAATATCAAGACAAAAAATCGTGGAGAAAACTGAAGCAGTTCCGGGAGTTGTCAAAGTTTTAACCGTTGTATCCACTTACCAGTCACCAGAGGAAGTGTTGTTAATGCTGATCGCAACTTTCAAAGAAGACCTGAATACCCACCAAATCAATGAAGCTATTGACGCTATTCAGGCTGGGATCAGAAGAGAATTCCCATTAATCCGTTACATTATTGTACAGCCAGAAGAGTTTACAAAGCAGTTTAAGTTTTAAAAACTGGTTGCTTATTCCTGAAACATGCCTATAAACTGATAGTGTTCTGTAGGTATTATCCATGTTATCAGTTAGTGATAACATTTAATTTATAGTCGATTATTGTTTTAATGAAGCATTATTATGCATTATTAAAACAATAATTGATTTAAACTGGCTACTTAGGATTTAAAAAAAGAAAACAATCCTTTTTTCCACTCCTTCCTCCTTTTCAGTGCTTCTTCGTTAGCCGGATAAGCTTCCAGGATATTCTTTATATTTTCCAAAGCTTCACCTTTAGAACCCGTTTTATATAAAGCATCTGCATATTGTAATTTTACCTTTAAAAGTTCGTCATCCCAGGCCCATTCATTCCTGATATAACATAATATGCCCTGATAAGCACTCTCCTTACAATTATCCCACTTATTCAAGATGAAATAACAATCAGCAAGATGCAGATAAGCTCTGCTCAATTCGTACTCATTATCTGGGTAAACTATTTTTAAAGGTGCAATTAAAGCTTTCAGATCTTCAATTGCTTTTTCGTAATTGCCAAGGTTCATATAAGATAATCCGCGCATATAATGAATTTTGCAACGTGAAGTATCTTGTATTGCCTCTTTCTTGACAGATTGATAGTTATCTGCACAAGCAATACACTGGCTATAATCTTTGATGATATAATATTCCTGCATCAGCATAAACCAGGCAGAATTATCATCGGGGTTTTTAACCAGCTCATTTTGCCACGCTTTAATCGCATCTTCAGGGCTTCCTTTACTCAGCAAATCATGGCGGACATTTTGAATGATAATATATTGTTCGCTTAGCTCAAACAATTGAGCTTCTGTGAGCTCTTTCTTATTAATTTCCAAAAAAGAGTCATATTCCTCGGTTATGGAGTCCAGGATCTCATAAGTTTGCTCATTACGGCCCAGTTTATAAGTCATATCCAGAATCTCAGCTTTGATTCTCAGATAAGCTGAAAAAGACAGGTAATCACTACTATAAGTTGCGGCCACCTCGTATATCTCTATCGCCTGCTCATATTTTTCCAACCCCTTAAGCGCTGTTCCCCAGCTATTCAACTGCTCCCAAAAAGGAGAAAGAGAATAACCAATAGCGTGAACTTCAGCAGCTTTTTCGAAAGCGCCGATTTCAGAAAGAGCTATTCCGTAATTATTACAGCACATTGCAAAAGTATGAACCTCGTTTGCTAAACTTTCGCCAGTGTTATTATAGAAATATTCATAAAAGCCTTGATAAGAAATCTCATAAAACTTGACTTTGATTTCCTGTAATTCCTCTGAAAGTCCTTCAGTCCAGATATTTGGGATAGACTCATAATAAAAATCGCAGCCTGCAGCATAATAAGCTTCAGGAGAATCTGCTGGCAAAGATTCGATGTCTGGTAGTTGCCCCATAATGCGGCAATTGGCATCAATATAACGACGAAGGCCTCGCGCCAGGCCTCCAATCTCTAAACTCTTTTTCAAATAAGGAAGCGCTTCTTCATACTTCTT is a window encoding:
- a CDS encoding helix-turn-helix domain-containing protein; this encodes MNIRKLILQGEGTTLDFKKTINNYEKIAKSLVAFANNKGGQLLIGVADDGTIKGVKSEEEEKYMITRSAHQFCKPAIEPEFEEIYIDSKLVLVAKIPQSDTKPHYALDENKKWWVYFRVNDKSILASKIIVDVLKKENTHSGQLITYTEQEQKLLKYLDQEGRITLKQFSKLTKISNQKAQRILVSFILADLIQPHSSEKEEYFTMTTPK
- a CDS encoding MATE family efflux transporter; this translates as MFSSFYAKYKPYYSDNLRLAMPIVVSQLGHTVVHLADSVIVGHFAGTIQLAAVSLVNSLFMLILVLGMGISYGLTPLIAQENGRKNYKECGRLLSNSLLINIMIGIFLYLLVHFGTLLVIDNLGQSPEVVAYAKPYLGYLSFSIIPLMIFQTFKQFAEGLGFTKQAMFISIWGNIINVILGIILVKGMFGIAPMGVKGVGISTLVDRILMATVMCIYVFNSKNFKIYLQNFKLTLIDKIRSLKILKIGAPVALQYSFEISAFSGAAILIGTIGAVEQAAHQVAINLASVTYMLASGIASAATIKTGNNLGKNNFLDLRRSAIASYHTVAVFMSITAVAFVCANHLLPYIYTEDTAVINIAAQLLIIAGFFQLFDGTQVVGLGVLRGLGDVNIPTVITFVAYWVIGIPLGYLLGITLEMGVNGIWYGLTFGLLTASVMLFFRFQKRTRMLVAVPA
- a CDS encoding cation diffusion facilitator family transporter; its protein translation is MANQKASIYSALAANLLIAITKFIAGAFSNSASMISEGIHSVVDTVNQLLLLFGLQRSKKPADALRPFGYGKELYFYSFIVSILIFGLGGGISIYQGIIHISNPEPLGDPTWNYVVLALSVVFEGTSLIIAAKAFNKVRGHETWWNAIVKSKDPSSFLVLFEDGAAVLGLSIVMICMVIGHQFHIPQLDGVASLLVGLLLVGVSLILARESRSLLMGEGISAISRQKIVEKTEAVPGVVKVLTVVSTYQSPEEVLLMLIATFKEDLNTHQINEAIDAIQAGIRREFPLIRYIIVQPEEFTKQFKF
- a CDS encoding tetratricopeptide repeat protein, yielding MTTIQDLQSLYNQGEFSKCLESLNPFLLVNPDSIEGLLLKARCEYQSASQTFDPDTNDISLYITAYHSFEYVLKLQPTHEEAMLYAAYINIFVTQDNLPEAQVYCDILVFSENEDTRLKAIGYRRQVNFILGNMELVLEDIDLMIAHYKALYPNNRSILDQELGLLYLEKTNIYLWHKEDALQVFQTFREGKAYPHQNYLTHNAVALLALDYQRLELAGEAAFMAFTYSDEQPNQELIDLYHRINDLSAKSKLNKLLVYSLILALRRFSEHLKADPIEILSLSLSYMKVYPDWDIPYHFAGTFLFDEKKYEEALPYLKKSLEIGGLARGLRRYIDANCRIMGQLPDIESLPADSPEAYYAAGCDFYYESIPNIWTEGLSEELQEIKVKFYEISYQGFYEYFYNNTGESLANEVHTFAMCCNNYGIALSEIGAFEKAAEVHAIGYSLSPFWEQLNSWGTALKGLEKYEQAIEIYEVAATYSSDYLSFSAYLRIKAEILDMTYKLGRNEQTYEILDSITEEYDSFLEINKKELTEAQLFELSEQYIIIQNVRHDLLSKGSPEDAIKAWQNELVKNPDDNSAWFMLMQEYYIIKDYSQCIACADNYQSVKKEAIQDTSRCKIHYMRGLSYMNLGNYEKAIEDLKALIAPLKIVYPDNEYELSRAYLHLADCYFILNKWDNCKESAYQGILCYIRNEWAWDDELLKVKLQYADALYKTGSKGEALENIKNILEAYPANEEALKRRKEWKKGLFSFFKS